TAATATGCAAGATAAAACTAGTGCGGTTCTTGTGTTACGAGCACTGTTGGGCCGATGAAGTTTATCAATTTATATGGATGTTCTCCTCCCCTTTCACCTGAAAATATTTTGTTAGAATGTGTTTGAATCGTTTACACCAAATTGCCTGTATCTAAAATCATTTATCCTCAAAATCATTTTGAAGGCAAAGAATAACTTGGCCTATCTAATTCTGGGGCCGGGAATTTAATATTAGAACAATTGGGGTTTCGACTGAATTTTAGTAGTTGacttatttttttactaatatcATAACGATTGAGAATAATGAATTGGTCTAGTAGCTGAAGATTTTCTTTTTACCCAGCCCGTTCCTCTTTATCGGTCTGGGATTCTCCAGCCTTACCccgataaaaaaaacaataaaactaaTATCATATCGATCAAACCACTCTGCTCGTGATTAATGGAGTATTGCCTCTTATAGTCATTTATTTGTCTCAACTGCCCATGCTAGGTTTCTGGTGAGTACTCCATGATTAAGGCTGCCGGTGTTCTccaaatgatcgatgaagaaaaGGTCATGATGGAATCACTTTTGTGTCTGCGTCGAGCTGGTGCTGATATCATCCTTACATATTTTGCTTTACAAGCTGCAAGGTGTTTATGTGGAGAAAAAAGATGACTCCCTCTTTAGCTCTCTCTGGATGATTTAGTTGAACATCGGTAGTGAACGTAGCAACGTAAATTGTTAATGTCACTTGACGAAGAGATTAAATTTGTGTTTGGCGACGAGTAGCTACTTATGGCCTATTGACGGCTCGTAGAACAAATGTAGAGAAAAATCGAGGAAATTGAAGAGGTAATAAATTGTGTATGAGCTAGGGAAATTTTACACCATAATGTTTTAACATTTGATGAACAAGTGTAGCTACTACTTTTAGTTATTAGGCTTTTTGGCCAATTGTgcgaaagaaaaattataatattatcgTCAATTTGTTATTTCAAGTATATTTCTTTCATAGAAGCTGAAGTTTGGAGAGAATATTTCAAGGGCACTCCaaagaacgaaaaattaaaaatttttgatgTTATAACTCAAAAAGGAAAGTATATTTTGGGTTAGAAGTGAtttaaatgtatatatacacaaaaattaaaaaagattgaTAAATGAGTTAAAGTTTGAGATACATGTTTTTCCTATTTCTTTGAGTATGTTTTTTTCTCGCAAATTACTGttactaataattttaaagGACAAAAAAGTATATCTTTTGTACTTATCGCTTATTATAAAGatttaactttttatgattatttaattcaaaataataaagttaattaatgCAATATAGTAAACTAAATTATTTCttcgtttttgttttttgaGGTATAGACTAAGATTAATTCTTTGTTTCTTTTAGATAATGAAAAAGATCTTTACTAACTTGTTGATCCCCATCAATGTATTCAATGATCTCGACAACAAAATTTTATGATGATCGAGAACTAATGATCTCGTCCTCATCGACAGCGACGATTTGTcaccaattttatttttctatcaaAGTCAACCAACTTAGTGTCAAGGCTTTTGTCACTTAGTTGACCAATATTTTGAATTTACATGGTTTACAATTATTCAAATAGGTCCAATTTATACCATGCATCGCCTCATTTGACCACATTATTACTATGATTCTATACTCCAAATTTATCTAATTTGACATTTTTTATATTCGAGTTATATTGGAGAATTTCTACTGttaagaagaaaaaataagttttttttttttttttgtatatatcaaTAGACTGAGTGAATGAAAAAACTAGATTAGAATCAAAAACCAGAATCTTACTTAAAAATGTAATATTTGCTCCAACTGCAATAAAATCTTATTCttgaaggaaaataaaatttaatcctTGGTGTATGTTGCGAGAATCGATCCCTTGTCGCTGTTTTAGTCGTCTTATATGAGGACATCTCAATATGAAAAAGATCCATATAATAAacttattttcctaattaattactttaaaattagaaGTGATTGATTTAATAAAGAGTCGTCTTATCGTGAAACaatctaatttaaaaatttgcgATTATGGAAACTTTTTTCCATTTTAAGATGACAGAAGTGCCCTAATATGCGCGGATTCCATCTCAACTGTCATAACTACCAAGTATACTAGAATTATCACTACTCATCAATGTCCTCCATTGTTCAATTGCTATCTTTTCCATTATCCTCTCCTTCTGATTCTTCATTCCCAATCCTTCAACACAATTTCCCAACCCCTCAAAAAGTCCCTATTCAATCCTGTTCATATTCAACTCCCTCTGTTTCTCTTCCAAAACCCACTTCAGAAATCCGCTCTAAAGAATCATGGGTCCAAACTCTTCGCTCTCAAGTTCGCTCTGGTCTTTTATCAGAAGCCATTTCAACCTACATTGCTATGTTAATGGAGGATATATTACCTGACAACTTCATTTTTCCCGCCATTATTAAAGCTGCTGCGGACCTTAGTGACTTGAATTTTGGGAAACAGGGTCATGCTCATGTGGTTAAATTTGGGTATGGGTCAAAATCAACTACTGTGGATAATACACTTGTGAATATGTATGGTAAATGTGGAGATATCAGGGATGTATATAAGGTGTTCGATGAAATGCGTCAAAGAGATCAAGTTTCTTGGAACTCTTTTATTTCAGCATTGTGTAGGCATGAGGAATGGGAGGATGCTCTAGAAGCGTTTTCGTGTATGCAAGCAGAAAACGTTGAAGCTAGCTCGTTTTCATTGGTGAGTTTAGTGAAGGTTTGTGGGAATTTGGGGGTTGTTAATGGGTTGAAGCTTGGTAAACAAATTCATGCTTATGCTTTAAGGAAAGGAGGTGTGACAACTTATAATATCAATGCATTGATGGCTATGTATGCAAAATTGGGGCAGCTTGATTATGCAAAATCCCTTCTTTACACATTTGAGGACTGCGATTTAGTCACTTGGAATACGATTATAAGTTCATCATCGCAGAATGACTCGTTTGTTGAAGCATTAGAGTTTTTGACATATATGGTTCGTGATGGAATTAACCCGGATGCAGTAACAGTTGCTAGTGTTTTACCTGCATGCTCTCATCTGGAGATGTTGGATTTAGGTAAAGAAATTCATGCTTATGTGATTAGAAATAAAAACTTGAGTGAAAATTCGTTTGTGTCTAGTGCTTTGATTGACATGTATTGCAATTGCAAGAAATTTGTAAGTGGTCGTCGAGTTTTTGATTACACCCATGTGAGGAACATTGCTATTTGGAATGCTATGCTAGCTGGTTATGCGCTAAACGGATGTTTTGACGATGCATTGAGACTTTTCGTTGAAATGCTAGAAGTTTCAGGGCTAATCCCAAATCCCACCACTATGGCAAGTGTTTTACCATCTTGTATTCATAGTCGATCCTTCTTAGACCGAGAAGGTATTCATGGTTTTGTCATCAAATTGGGTTTTGGTCACGATATGTATGTACGAAATGCTCTAATGGATATGTACTCTAGGATAGGAAAGGTTGAAATTTCGAGAGGTATATTCAATAGCATGGAGCAAAAGGATATTGTCTCGTGGAACACAATGATAACTGGCTCTGTTGTTTGTGGACTGCACAGTGAAGCTCTTCTGCTGCTTCATGAGATGCAACGACATgaaaatgataatgatgaacaTGAAAATGAAAACCATAGAAGAAACCATCAAAGAGCAAATTCGATTACTCTCATGGCGATTCTTCCTGGTTGTGCTTGCTTATCAGCACTCGCTAAAGGGAAAGAGATACACTCTTATgccttaaaaaataatatggcATCAGATGTTGCTGTCGGAAGTGCGCTAGTTGACATGTATGCGAAATGTGGGTGTTTGTCGTTATCCCAAAAAGTATTCGATCATATGCCAAAGAAGAATGTTATAACATGGAATGTGCTTATCATGGCTTATGGTATGCACGGGGAAGGAGACAAAGCGCTTAGTCTTTTCGAAAAAATGTCTGCCCAGTTTTCTCAGTCGAGTGAGGTGAAACCCAACGATGTAACATTTATCGCTGTATTTGCAGCCTGTAGCCACTCGGGTTTGGTCGATGAAGGCCTAAATCTTTTTCATAGTATGAGAGACGAATATGGGATTGATCCGAATTCTGATCATTATGCTTGCTTAGTAGACTTGCTTGGCCGAGCAGGGAAACTGCAAGCTGCCTATGAACTGATCAATAGCATGCCTGTGAATTATGACAAGACGGGTGCTTGGAGCAGTTTGTTGGGTGCTTGTCGGGTGCATAAGAATGTTGAGTTAGGGGAAATCGCAGCGAGAAATCTCATTGATTTAGAACCACATATTGATAGCCACTATGTTCTACTGTCTAATATTTATTCGTCAGCTGGGTTTTGGGAAAAGGCGTTGGatgtgaggaagaatatgaagcaaatgggAGTAAGAAAAGAACCGGGATGCAGTTGGATCGAACATGGCGATAAGGTTCATAAATTCCTCGCGGGTGATTCGTTGCACCCACAAAGTGCGCGACTCTATGGTTTCATCGAGGATTTATCAGAACGGATGAAAAAAGAAGGCTATGTTCCTGATACGTCGTGTGTTCTACACAATATCGATGAAGGGGAAAAGGAGACGCTATTGTGTGGGCATAGTGAGAAATTGGCTATAGCTTTCGGGATTCTGAATTCACCTCCTGGACGTATAATTCGTGTTGCAAAGAACCTACGAGTTTGCAATGATTGCCATACTGCTACCAAGTTTATATCGAAGATCGAAAACAGAGAAATTATTCTTCGAGATGTCAGGAGGTTTCATCATTTTAAAGATGGAATCTGTTCTTGTGGAGACTACTGGTGAATTATAGTTAGTTCTGTTAACTTCCCTCTTGATTGGAATTTGTCATTCAATTTGTTGTTATACTAGCTGTGTTTCATATACAATTACCAGTTGTGAACACAGGTGTGCAGACATGCAGTGTGCACATGATATCAGTTCTCATGTGTTTAACGGGGCGGGTCGACCATGGCCGTCTATTAGCAAGAACAAAGCGGGCTACCGCCCAGAACCCTAAAGTTTTAAGggaaaaaaaacttattttaatgtATACAAGTGATATTAATTTGATTCAAAATTTGGAAATAACTTCATTTTTTCCTAAGTGATATGAGTTCTTAGTGttcttttataaaatagtttaaatatcaacaataaaaaacaaaaagtgtattatattatttgttacGCCTTAAGTTTTTATTGgccctttttatcttttgctccagggtccaaaaataaacgtgACGGCATTGAGGTCGACCCAATCAACTTATAGTCCACATTATGTTATATCGGCTAAATCTTAAAGATTTTTAAGTCTAAATGATACTACTTACATTATAAAAGTACGTAAAAACGGAATATATTTTAGGCTGATTCAAAGGATATCTCATTCGCTTATTAAAAGTatatttacactaataatcCTAAACTATGAATACTTGAATTTCTTAGAGTTATACTCGGTTCGGTTCCGATAGACTTCCAAAGCAAATGTGAAACACAAAACTAAGACTAACCAGCTCAATGTATAGCCAAAGGTCAAATATGTTTCACACTGTGATAAGCTAGGGACAAGTGACCTCATTCCTATATTTCAAATATTCCTAGCACTTCcattcctttttcctttttttgattgttgaattttaatttttatt
The Amaranthus tricolor cultivar Red isolate AtriRed21 chromosome 11, ASM2621246v1, whole genome shotgun sequence DNA segment above includes these coding regions:
- the LOC130827391 gene encoding pentatricopeptide repeat-containing protein At3g57430, chloroplastic: MSSIVQLLSFPLSSPSDSSFPILQHNFPTPQKVPIQSCSYSTPSVSLPKPTSEIRSKESWVQTLRSQVRSGLLSEAISTYIAMLMEDILPDNFIFPAIIKAAADLSDLNFGKQGHAHVVKFGYGSKSTTVDNTLVNMYGKCGDIRDVYKVFDEMRQRDQVSWNSFISALCRHEEWEDALEAFSCMQAENVEASSFSLVSLVKVCGNLGVVNGLKLGKQIHAYALRKGGVTTYNINALMAMYAKLGQLDYAKSLLYTFEDCDLVTWNTIISSSSQNDSFVEALEFLTYMVRDGINPDAVTVASVLPACSHLEMLDLGKEIHAYVIRNKNLSENSFVSSALIDMYCNCKKFVSGRRVFDYTHVRNIAIWNAMLAGYALNGCFDDALRLFVEMLEVSGLIPNPTTMASVLPSCIHSRSFLDREGIHGFVIKLGFGHDMYVRNALMDMYSRIGKVEISRGIFNSMEQKDIVSWNTMITGSVVCGLHSEALLLLHEMQRHENDNDEHENENHRRNHQRANSITLMAILPGCACLSALAKGKEIHSYALKNNMASDVAVGSALVDMYAKCGCLSLSQKVFDHMPKKNVITWNVLIMAYGMHGEGDKALSLFEKMSAQFSQSSEVKPNDVTFIAVFAACSHSGLVDEGLNLFHSMRDEYGIDPNSDHYACLVDLLGRAGKLQAAYELINSMPVNYDKTGAWSSLLGACRVHKNVELGEIAARNLIDLEPHIDSHYVLLSNIYSSAGFWEKALDVRKNMKQMGVRKEPGCSWIEHGDKVHKFLAGDSLHPQSARLYGFIEDLSERMKKEGYVPDTSCVLHNIDEGEKETLLCGHSEKLAIAFGILNSPPGRIIRVAKNLRVCNDCHTATKFISKIENREIILRDVRRFHHFKDGICSCGDYW